The window ACCGGAGGAACAGGTTCAGTTCACCGCCATCAGCCGCGATCTTGTTAATGTTGAGCCGGCGAGCCTGATCCTGCCGGCGCGTCCCGCGGGGCTCGGCCTGACGACCGACTTCCGCGACCCTTACGTTTTCTCGGGCCCCGACGGCAACTGGAAGATGCTGCTCGGCACGCGAGACCGCGAGGGCGGCGTCATCCTGCTTTATCAAACCGACGATCCGGCCGCGGCGGCGGGATGGACCTTCCTCGGCACGCTTCACCGCGAAAACCGCTTCGGGATGACGGCGGCGGAGTGCCCCTGCATGGTGCCGCTCGACGGTCCCGCCAACGACCCTTCGACGCGCTGGGCGCTGATCTTCGGTCTGCTGACCAGCCGCGACCCGGCAACCGGCCGGCGCAACATGACGCTTGCAACCGTCGGCCGTTTCGATGGCCGCAGCTTCTCGGTCGAATTCGAACAGGAACTGGATTTCGGCACCGATGCCTACGCCTTCCAGGCCTTCGTCGACAATGCCGGCCCGGTCGGCATCGCCTGGCTTGCGAACTGGAGGGATATATCCAGAGAGATCGACATGCCGACGGCAATGACCCTGCCGCGCCGGCTGGCCTTGCAAGGCGGTGCGCTGATCACGCCGCCGGTGTCAGGTGTCGAAAGCCTGCGGCGGCGGCGGCTGGATGCCGGAGGTCTTCTGGATGGCCGGACCGTCGATCTCGCCAACGGCTCCGTCGAAATCCTGCTTACTCTCAGGCAAGCCGGCAGCACTTTCCGCCTCGATCTCGAACATCCCGAGGCAACGGTCGCGGTTCAGTTGAGTGACGAGGGGCTTAGCATCCCCTTCTCGGTGGCGAATGCCAAGGCTTCACCCCGCTACATCGCCGCCGGCGCACGCCCCTCGGCCATCCGGATCTTCCTCGATGCGGGCTCGATCGAGGTTTTCGCCGACGATGGCCGCTGGACGGGAACCAAGCGGCTGCCCGGCTTCAAAGGCGTGAGCGCTGCGCGGCTCATCGCAGCCGAGGGCAATGTGCTCGCCGCCGAGATCTGGCAGCTCGGTCTCTGACCTCTGAGGAAACGACGTGGCATCGGTTGCGATCGACGAAACCCGCAAGCATTATCGTGCCGTTCCGGTGATCCGCGGCGTCTCCGTCGATATCGATGTCTCAACCGACAGATGGGGGCCGAGCGCGCCCAAAAAACTCGCGGCATG is drawn from Rhizobium sp. N324 and contains these coding sequences:
- a CDS encoding GH32 C-terminal domain-containing protein, which codes for MTSQTISRSDEVGLETISAVLAAGSTIHAWIKALHNGAPGRLTAHVDGDPAGAVETSNPNEFEFRLLTLQSGGETAFSYDPATTEVSVLYAFLPPRVLEEGVRLLHVSPANAAPEVSGGYHFRPPFGWMNDPNGFGRFGGKLHLFYQHYPHSLRWNNMHWGHAVSKDYLRWTHLPIFLPPSDQLAARADGRGGAFSGSAIALPGDETGLRIFFTEHMKDREPEEQVQFTAISRDLVNVEPASLILPARPAGLGLTTDFRDPYVFSGPDGNWKMLLGTRDREGGVILLYQTDDPAAAAGWTFLGTLHRENRFGMTAAECPCMVPLDGPANDPSTRWALIFGLLTSRDPATGRRNMTLATVGRFDGRSFSVEFEQELDFGTDAYAFQAFVDNAGPVGIAWLANWRDISREIDMPTAMTLPRRLALQGGALITPPVSGVESLRRRRLDAGGLLDGRTVDLANGSVEILLTLRQAGSTFRLDLEHPEATVAVQLSDEGLSIPFSVANAKASPRYIAAGARPSAIRIFLDAGSIEVFADDGRWTGTKRLPGFKGVSAARLIAAEGNVLAAEIWQLGL